The following are from one region of the Streptomyces fradiae genome:
- a CDS encoding N-acetyltransferase family protein has translation MEIRRATTVAELLAAAHLYDAPPREDWAAAFLAAPGHVLLIAYAPDGTPAGFVSGIEMHHPDKGVELCLYELSVDEAHRRRGIGRALTEALAAEARARGCYGMWVGVDTDNEPALRTYAAAGAVDEGVFTMRGWSFPRS, from the coding sequence GTGGAGATCCGGCGGGCCACCACGGTGGCGGAGCTGCTCGCGGCGGCGCACCTGTACGACGCGCCGCCCCGCGAGGACTGGGCGGCGGCCTTCCTCGCCGCCCCCGGCCATGTGCTGCTCATCGCCTACGCGCCCGACGGCACCCCGGCCGGCTTCGTCTCCGGCATCGAGATGCACCACCCGGACAAGGGCGTGGAGCTGTGCCTGTACGAGCTCTCCGTCGACGAGGCCCATCGCCGCCGCGGCATCGGCCGCGCCCTCACCGAGGCGCTCGCGGCGGAGGCCCGGGCGCGGGGCTGTTACGGCATGTGGGTGGGCGTGGACACGGACAACGAGCCCGCGCTGCGGACGTACGCGGCGGCGGGCGCGGTGGACGAGGGCGTGTTCACGATGCGGGGCTGGTCGTTTCCCCGGTCCTGA
- a CDS encoding DUF4291 domain-containing protein produces the protein MSVPPKHQIRALHTDSTVTVYQAYRPEIGLPAARDGRFPAEWKRDRMTWIKPSFLWMMYRCGWGLKEGQEVVLAVEIRRDGFEWALRNAALSHYVRGLHTDRADWQRELKRAPARVQWDPERDLHLSALGHRSLQLGLAGEASRRYADEWTVAIRDVTPLAHEIHGLVREGRLAEAGRLLPQERPYPVPDGLLDRVLPVRTGETTSPAS, from the coding sequence ATGTCCGTTCCGCCGAAGCATCAGATCCGCGCCCTGCACACCGACTCGACGGTGACCGTGTACCAGGCCTACCGCCCGGAGATCGGCCTTCCGGCCGCCCGTGACGGACGCTTTCCGGCGGAGTGGAAGCGGGACCGGATGACCTGGATCAAGCCGTCGTTCCTGTGGATGATGTACCGCTGCGGCTGGGGGCTGAAGGAGGGGCAGGAGGTCGTGCTCGCCGTCGAGATCCGGCGGGACGGCTTCGAGTGGGCGTTGCGGAACGCCGCCCTCTCCCACTACGTGCGCGGCCTCCACACCGACCGGGCCGACTGGCAGCGGGAGTTGAAGCGCGCACCGGCCCGGGTGCAGTGGGATCCCGAGCGGGACCTGCACCTGAGCGCGCTCGGCCACCGGTCGCTGCAGCTCGGGCTCGCCGGGGAGGCGTCGCGGCGGTACGCCGACGAGTGGACGGTCGCGATCCGGGACGTGACGCCGCTCGCCCACGAGATCCACGGGCTCGTACGGGAGGGGCGCCTGGCGGAGGCCGGGCGGCTGCTGCCGCAGGAGCGGCCGTACCCCGTGCCGGACGGGCTCCTCGACCGGGTGCTCCCCGTCAGGACCGGGGAAACGACCAGCCCCGCATCGTGA
- a CDS encoding NADP-dependent oxidoreductase, with protein sequence MQAITVKDRDAGVGGLTLSELPHPHAAENDVIVRVHAAGFTPGELTWPATWTDRAGRDRTPSVPGHELSGVVTGLGYGTTGLTVGQRVFGLADWARDGSLAEYVAVEARNLAPLPADVDHVTAAALPISGLTAWQALFDHGRLRTGQSVLVHGAAGGVGSLAVQLAREAGARVIGTGRAADRDTALGLGVDAFVDLQADRLEGIGEVDVVFDVIGGEILERSAALVRPGGTLVTIAEPVTVRPRDAHAVFFVVEPDRTRLSQLAQRVRDGRLKPLVGAVHPLAEAPAAFTPAKRTPGRTIIRVAED encoded by the coding sequence ATGCAAGCCATCACCGTCAAGGACCGCGACGCCGGTGTCGGCGGCCTGACCCTCTCCGAGCTGCCCCACCCGCACGCCGCCGAGAACGACGTCATCGTGCGGGTCCACGCCGCCGGATTCACCCCGGGTGAGCTGACCTGGCCCGCCACCTGGACCGACCGGGCGGGTCGCGACCGGACCCCGAGCGTGCCCGGCCACGAGCTGTCCGGCGTGGTCACCGGGCTCGGCTACGGCACCACCGGGCTGACGGTCGGGCAGCGGGTGTTCGGGCTCGCCGACTGGGCGCGCGACGGGTCACTGGCCGAGTACGTCGCGGTCGAGGCCCGCAACCTCGCCCCGCTCCCTGCCGATGTCGACCACGTCACGGCCGCCGCGCTGCCGATCTCCGGGCTCACCGCCTGGCAGGCCCTGTTCGACCACGGCCGGCTGCGCACCGGCCAGAGCGTGCTCGTCCACGGCGCGGCGGGCGGCGTCGGGTCGCTCGCGGTGCAGCTGGCCCGCGAGGCCGGCGCCCGGGTGATCGGCACCGGCCGGGCGGCCGACCGCGACACCGCCCTCGGCCTGGGCGTGGACGCCTTCGTCGACCTCCAGGCCGACAGGCTGGAGGGCATCGGCGAGGTGGACGTGGTGTTCGACGTGATCGGCGGCGAGATCCTCGAACGCTCCGCCGCGCTTGTCCGCCCCGGCGGCACCCTGGTCACCATCGCCGAGCCGGTGACCGTCCGCCCCCGCGACGCCCACGCCGTCTTCTTCGTCGTCGAACCGGACCGGACCCGCCTGTCGCAGCTCGCCCAGCGGGTGCGCGACGGGCGCCTCAAGCCGCTCGTCGGCGCCGTCCACCCACTCGCCGAGGCGCCCGCCGCCTTCACCCCGGCCAAGCGCACGCCCGGCAGGACGATCATCCGCGTCGCCGAGGACTGA
- the mmsA gene encoding CoA-acylating methylmalonate-semialdehyde dehydrogenase — MTKTVNHWIGGKSVEGTSGNWGPVTDPATGAVTTQVALASADEVDTAVAAAKAAYATWGTSSLAQRTTILFRFRALLDANRDAIAELITAEHGKVHSDALGEVARGLEIVDLACGITTQLKGELSTQVSNRVDVAAIRQPVGVVAGITPFNFPAMVPMWMFPLAIACGNTFILKPSEKDPSASLKIAELLAEAGLPDGVFNVVHGDKVAVDRLLEHPDVSAVSFVGSTPIARYIHTTASANGKRVQALGGAKNHMLVLPDADLDAAADAAVSAAYGSAGERCMAISAVVAVGSIGDQLVEKIRERAEKIKIGPGNDPTSEMGPLITAVHRDKVASYVHGAADEGCEVVLDGTGYTVDGHENGHWIGLSLLDHVPTSAKAYQDEIFGPVLCVLRTETYEEGVALINASPFGNGVAIFTRDGGAARRFQLEIEAGMVGVNVPIPVPVGYHSFGGWKDSLFGDHHIYGNDGVHFYTRGKVVTTRWPDPSDAPAGVDLGFPRNH; from the coding sequence ATGACGAAGACCGTCAACCACTGGATCGGTGGCAAGAGCGTCGAGGGCACGTCGGGCAACTGGGGCCCGGTCACCGACCCGGCCACCGGCGCCGTCACCACGCAGGTCGCGCTCGCCTCCGCCGACGAGGTCGACACGGCGGTCGCCGCCGCCAAGGCCGCGTACGCCACCTGGGGCACCTCCTCGCTGGCCCAGCGCACCACGATCCTGTTCCGCTTCCGCGCGCTGCTCGACGCCAACCGCGACGCGATCGCCGAGCTGATCACCGCCGAGCACGGCAAGGTGCACTCCGACGCGCTCGGCGAGGTCGCCCGCGGCCTGGAGATCGTCGACCTGGCCTGCGGCATCACCACCCAGCTCAAGGGCGAGCTGTCCACCCAGGTCTCCAACCGGGTCGACGTGGCCGCCATCCGCCAGCCGGTCGGCGTGGTCGCCGGCATCACCCCGTTCAACTTCCCGGCGATGGTGCCGATGTGGATGTTCCCGCTGGCCATCGCCTGCGGTAACACCTTCATCCTCAAGCCGAGCGAGAAGGACCCGTCGGCCTCCCTGAAGATCGCCGAGCTGCTCGCCGAGGCGGGCCTGCCGGACGGCGTCTTCAACGTCGTGCACGGCGACAAGGTGGCCGTGGACCGGCTCCTGGAGCACCCGGACGTCTCCGCGGTCTCTTTCGTCGGCTCGACCCCGATCGCCCGCTACATCCACACCACCGCCTCCGCCAACGGCAAGCGCGTCCAGGCGCTCGGCGGCGCCAAGAACCACATGCTGGTTCTCCCGGACGCCGACCTCGACGCGGCCGCCGACGCGGCGGTGAGCGCCGCCTACGGCTCCGCCGGCGAGCGCTGCATGGCGATCTCCGCGGTCGTCGCGGTCGGCTCCATCGGCGACCAGCTCGTCGAGAAGATCCGCGAGCGCGCCGAGAAGATCAAGATCGGCCCCGGCAACGACCCGACCTCCGAGATGGGTCCGCTCATCACCGCCGTCCACCGCGACAAGGTCGCCTCCTACGTGCACGGCGCGGCGGACGAGGGCTGCGAGGTCGTCCTCGACGGCACCGGCTACACGGTCGACGGCCACGAGAACGGCCACTGGATCGGCCTCTCCCTCCTCGACCACGTCCCGACCTCGGCCAAGGCCTACCAGGACGAGATCTTCGGCCCGGTCCTCTGCGTCCTGCGCACCGAGACCTACGAGGAGGGCGTCGCCCTCATCAACGCCTCGCCGTTCGGCAACGGCGTCGCCATCTTCACCCGCGACGGCGGCGCCGCCCGCCGCTTCCAGCTGGAGATCGAGGCCGGCATGGTCGGCGTCAACGTGCCGATCCCGGTCCCGGTGGGCTACCACTCCTTCGGCGGCTGGAAGGACTCGCTCTTCGGCGACCACCACATCTACGGCAACGACGGCGTGCACTTCTACACCCGCGGCAAGGTCGTCACCACCCGCTGGCCGGACCCCTCCGACGCCCCGGCCGGCGTCGACCTGGGCTTCCCGCGCAACCACTGA
- the iolD gene encoding 3D-(3,5/4)-trihydroxycyclohexane-1,2-dione acylhydrolase (decyclizing) codes for MTRLTVAQALVRFLAAQHTERDGVRQRLVTATWGIFGHGNVAGIGQALVEHADLMPYHQGRNEQAMVHAAVGYARQSRRLRIHAVTTSIGPGATNLVTGAALATINRIPVLLLPGDTFATRPADPVLQQLQVPYAGDVSVNDCLRPVSRYFDRIVRPEALIPAALEAIRVLTDPAETGAVTLALPQDVQTEAYDWPEAFFAERTWRVRRPSPDEGELDAAAEAIGRAARPLIVAGGGVKYSGAEESLSDFAARTGIPVASTQAGKGALPHGHPQDVGGIGHTGTAVADHLARTADVVIGVGTRWSDFTTASSTLFGHPAVRFVNLNIAAVDSHRMAALPLVADAREGLEQLHGLLEQHHVTEHYVHEYAEEKLRWEARTDAAYAASDPRARPTQAQVLGVLDTLVTGDDILINAAGSLPGDLHKLWRTRSVDQYHVEYGYSCMGYEIPAAVGVSLAAPGRPVWALVGDGTYLMNPTEIVTAVQEGLPIKLVILDNHGYASIGGLSEAVGAERFGTGYRFRAEDGGFTGPPLPVDLAANAASLGLRVRRARTVRDLREALADARQATVPTCVYVETETDDSVSGPPPAQAWWDVPVAAISTRPSAVKAREEYDRHVTARRRHL; via the coding sequence GTGACCCGGCTGACCGTCGCCCAGGCCCTGGTGCGCTTCCTCGCCGCCCAGCACACCGAGCGCGACGGCGTGCGGCAGCGGCTCGTCACCGCCACCTGGGGCATCTTCGGCCACGGCAACGTCGCCGGGATCGGCCAGGCGCTCGTCGAGCACGCCGACCTCATGCCGTACCACCAGGGGCGCAACGAACAGGCCATGGTGCACGCGGCCGTCGGCTACGCCCGCCAGTCCCGGCGGCTCCGGATCCACGCCGTCACCACCTCCATCGGCCCCGGCGCCACCAACCTCGTCACCGGCGCCGCGCTCGCCACGATCAACCGGATCCCGGTCCTCCTGCTGCCCGGCGACACGTTCGCCACTCGCCCCGCCGACCCCGTGCTCCAGCAGCTCCAGGTCCCGTACGCCGGCGACGTCTCCGTCAACGACTGTCTGCGCCCGGTGTCGAGGTACTTCGACCGGATCGTCCGCCCCGAGGCGCTGATCCCGGCCGCCCTCGAAGCGATCCGGGTCCTCACCGACCCCGCCGAGACCGGCGCCGTCACCCTCGCGCTCCCGCAGGACGTGCAGACCGAGGCGTACGACTGGCCCGAGGCGTTCTTCGCCGAGCGGACCTGGCGGGTGCGCCGCCCGTCACCGGACGAGGGCGAACTGGACGCGGCGGCGGAGGCGATCGGCCGGGCCGCCCGCCCGCTGATCGTCGCGGGCGGCGGCGTCAAGTACAGCGGGGCCGAGGAGTCGCTCTCCGACTTCGCCGCACGGACCGGCATCCCGGTCGCCTCCACCCAGGCCGGCAAGGGCGCGCTGCCCCACGGCCACCCCCAGGACGTGGGCGGCATCGGCCACACCGGCACCGCCGTCGCCGACCACCTGGCCCGTACCGCCGACGTGGTGATCGGGGTCGGCACCCGCTGGAGCGACTTCACCACCGCGTCCTCGACCCTGTTCGGCCACCCCGCCGTGCGGTTCGTCAACCTCAACATCGCCGCCGTCGACAGCCACCGCATGGCGGCGCTCCCCCTGGTCGCGGACGCCCGCGAGGGCCTGGAGCAACTCCACGGTCTCCTTGAGCAGCACCATGTCACCGAGCACTACGTGCACGAGTACGCGGAGGAGAAGCTGCGCTGGGAGGCCCGTACCGACGCCGCCTACGCCGCGTCCGACCCGCGCGCCCGCCCCACCCAGGCGCAGGTCCTCGGCGTACTCGACACCCTGGTCACCGGGGACGACATCCTGATCAACGCGGCCGGCTCACTCCCCGGCGACCTCCACAAGCTGTGGCGGACCCGTTCCGTCGACCAGTACCACGTCGAATACGGCTACTCCTGCATGGGATACGAGATCCCGGCGGCCGTCGGCGTCTCGCTCGCCGCGCCCGGCCGGCCGGTGTGGGCGCTGGTCGGCGACGGTACGTATCTGATGAACCCCACCGAAATCGTCACCGCCGTGCAGGAGGGACTGCCGATCAAGCTGGTGATCCTCGACAACCACGGCTACGCGTCGATCGGCGGCCTGTCGGAGGCGGTGGGCGCCGAGCGCTTCGGCACCGGCTACCGCTTCCGCGCGGAGGACGGCGGCTTCACCGGGCCGCCCCTGCCCGTCGACCTCGCCGCCAACGCCGCCTCGCTCGGCCTGCGGGTGCGGCGCGCCCGTACCGTACGTGACCTGCGGGAAGCCCTCGCGGACGCCCGGCAGGCCACGGTTCCCACATGTGTCTACGTGGAGACCGAAACGGACGACAGTGTGTCGGGCCCGCCCCCCGCCCAGGCGTGGTGGGATGTGCCCGTGGCCGCGATTTCGACCCGCCCGTCGGCGGTCAAGGCCCGCGAGGAGTACGACCGGCACGTCACCGCCCGACGCCGCCACCTGTAG
- the iolB gene encoding 5-deoxy-glucuronate isomerase, giving the protein MDSTLALHLPAGSAARGPYDVDIDPERAGWTHSSLRVLDLPPGGTHEFETGNSEWVVLPLAGGGTVRVDGEILELVGRDSPFDGVSDFAYVPRDAHAQIASGAGGRFALAGAKCERRLPARYGSAPEVPVETRGSGNRTREVRNFAAANVFPCDRLIAVEVITPGGNWSSYPPHKHDEHRPGTESVLEEIYYYEVSAPPAAPPGTPHHAPPGYAYQRITPSRPGGAELLAEVRTGDAVLVPDGWHGPSIAQPGHPLYYLNVMAGPGPEREWRISFHPDHTEGYK; this is encoded by the coding sequence ATGGACTCCACGCTCGCCCTCCATCTCCCCGCCGGCTCGGCCGCCCGCGGCCCGTACGACGTCGACATCGACCCCGAGCGGGCCGGCTGGACGCACAGCTCGCTGCGGGTGCTCGATCTGCCGCCCGGCGGGACCCACGAGTTCGAGACGGGGAACAGCGAATGGGTGGTGCTTCCGCTGGCCGGGGGCGGTACGGTGCGCGTCGACGGGGAAATCCTCGAACTCGTGGGCCGCGACAGCCCGTTCGACGGGGTCTCGGACTTCGCCTACGTACCCAGGGACGCCCACGCCCAGATCGCCTCCGGTGCGGGAGGCCGCTTCGCTTTGGCAGGAGCGAAGTGCGAGCGACGACTCCCCGCACGCTACGGCTCCGCGCCGGAGGTTCCCGTCGAGACCCGGGGCAGCGGCAACCGCACCCGCGAGGTGCGCAACTTCGCCGCGGCGAACGTCTTCCCCTGCGACCGGCTGATCGCCGTCGAGGTGATCACCCCCGGCGGCAACTGGTCCTCCTACCCGCCGCACAAGCACGACGAGCACCGCCCGGGCACGGAGTCCGTCCTGGAGGAGATCTACTACTACGAGGTGTCCGCGCCACCCGCAGCCCCGCCCGGCACCCCGCACCACGCCCCGCCCGGCTACGCCTACCAGCGGATCACCCCCTCCCGCCCCGGCGGCGCCGAGCTGCTCGCCGAGGTCCGCACCGGCGACGCCGTCCTCGTCCCCGACGGCTGGCACGGCCCGTCGATCGCCCAGCCCGGGCACCCGCTCTACTACCTCAACGTCATGGCCGGACCCGGCCCCGAGCGGGAGTGGCGGATCAGCTTCCACCCCGACCACACGGAGGGATACAAGTGA
- the iolC gene encoding 5-dehydro-2-deoxygluconokinase: protein MGRLGVDLYPLQSGVELARVESFGKFLGGSPANVAVAAARLGCRTALISRTGADPFGEYLRRELRAFRVDERWVTEVAAYPTPVTFCEIFPPDHFPIHFYRRPKAPDLEIHPHELDLHALRAARALWVTGTGLSAEPSRTATLAALRERAAAAGPGAFTVLDLDWRPALWDAPGEAGPLYAEALRHVTVAVGNLDECEVATGEREPYAAARALLAAGVRLAVVKQGPKGVLALAADGTTAEVPPLPVEVVNGLGAGDAFGGALAQGLLAGLDLELLLRRANAAGAIVAGRLACSPAMPYAEEIDLALATGDASIPEHPR, encoded by the coding sequence ATGGGGCGCCTCGGTGTGGACCTGTACCCGTTGCAGAGCGGGGTGGAGCTGGCCCGGGTGGAGAGCTTCGGGAAGTTCCTCGGCGGCTCCCCGGCCAATGTGGCCGTCGCCGCCGCGCGGCTCGGCTGCCGCACCGCGCTGATCAGCCGGACCGGGGCCGACCCGTTCGGGGAGTACCTGCGCCGCGAGCTCCGGGCCTTCCGGGTGGACGAGCGGTGGGTCACCGAGGTCGCCGCGTACCCCACCCCGGTCACCTTCTGCGAGATCTTCCCGCCCGACCACTTCCCGATCCACTTCTACCGCCGCCCCAAGGCCCCCGACCTGGAGATCCACCCCCACGAGCTGGACCTCCACGCACTCCGGGCGGCCCGCGCGCTGTGGGTCACCGGCACCGGCCTGAGCGCCGAACCCAGCCGCACCGCGACCCTCGCGGCGCTGCGCGAGCGGGCCGCCGCGGCCGGACCCGGGGCGTTCACCGTCCTCGACCTCGACTGGCGCCCCGCCCTCTGGGACGCCCCCGGCGAGGCCGGCCCGCTGTACGCGGAGGCGCTGCGGCACGTGACCGTCGCCGTCGGCAACCTCGACGAGTGCGAGGTCGCCACCGGCGAGCGCGAGCCGTACGCCGCCGCCCGCGCCCTGCTCGCCGCCGGTGTCCGGCTCGCCGTCGTCAAACAGGGCCCCAAGGGCGTCCTCGCGCTCGCCGCCGACGGCACCACCGCCGAGGTCCCGCCGCTGCCGGTCGAGGTGGTCAACGGCCTCGGCGCCGGCGACGCCTTCGGCGGCGCGCTCGCCCAGGGACTGCTCGCCGGCCTCGACCTGGAACTGCTGCTGCGCCGGGCCAACGCGGCGGGCGCGATCGTGGCCGGCCGGCTCGCCTGCTCGCCCGCCATGCCGTACGCCGAGGAGATCGACCTGGCCCTCGCCACCGGCGACGCCTCGATCCCGGAGCACCCCCGATGA
- a CDS encoding sugar phosphate isomerase/epimerase family protein codes for MTNPSPRRPAPPPSASPQPSRIRVGSAPDSWGVWFPDDPRQVPWQRFLDEVAGAGYGWIELGPYGYLPTDPGLLAEETGSRGLRVSAATVFTGLHHGPAGWERTWAHVAENAALAQAMGAEHLVVIPSFWRDDRTGEVLEDRTLTAEQWRQLTGLTERLGHEVRERYGLRIVVHPHADTHLDTEENVTRFLDATDPDLVALCLDTGHYAYCGGDSVKLIETYGERIGYLHLKQVDPAVLARVVAEELPFGPAVAQGVMCEPPAGVPALEPVLDAARALDVDLFAIVEQDMYPCEPDAPYPIAERTRRFLRSCGV; via the coding sequence ATGACGAATCCGTCACCTCGGCGGCCCGCGCCGCCCCCGTCAGCCTCCCCCCAGCCGTCGCGGATCAGAGTCGGTTCCGCCCCGGACTCGTGGGGGGTGTGGTTCCCCGACGATCCGCGGCAGGTGCCGTGGCAGCGGTTCCTGGACGAGGTGGCGGGCGCCGGCTACGGGTGGATCGAGCTCGGCCCGTACGGCTATCTGCCGACCGATCCGGGCCTGCTCGCCGAGGAGACGGGCAGCCGGGGGCTTCGGGTCTCGGCGGCGACCGTGTTCACCGGGCTCCACCACGGGCCGGCCGGGTGGGAGCGGACCTGGGCCCATGTCGCCGAGAACGCGGCGCTCGCCCAGGCCATGGGCGCGGAACATCTGGTGGTGATCCCCTCCTTCTGGCGGGACGACCGCACCGGCGAGGTCCTGGAGGACCGCACCCTCACGGCCGAACAGTGGCGGCAGCTGACCGGTCTGACCGAGCGCCTCGGCCATGAGGTGCGGGAGCGCTACGGGCTGCGGATCGTGGTCCATCCGCACGCCGACACCCACCTCGACACCGAGGAGAACGTCACCCGCTTCCTCGACGCCACCGACCCCGACCTGGTGGCGCTGTGCCTGGACACCGGGCACTACGCCTACTGCGGCGGCGACAGCGTGAAGCTGATCGAGACCTACGGCGAGCGGATCGGCTACCTCCACCTCAAGCAGGTCGACCCGGCGGTGCTCGCCCGGGTGGTGGCCGAGGAGCTGCCCTTCGGCCCGGCGGTGGCCCAGGGTGTGATGTGCGAGCCGCCGGCCGGGGTGCCGGCCCTGGAGCCGGTGCTCGACGCGGCGCGCGCCCTGGACGTGGACCTGTTCGCCATCGTCGAGCAGGACATGTACCCCTGCGAGCCCGACGCCCCCTACCCCATCGCGGAGCGCACCCGCCGCTTCCTCCGCTCCTGTGGCGTCTGA
- a CDS encoding helix-turn-helix transcriptional regulator: MTDRRLWSYKDIAAHIKVQPDTVRSYRKHGLLPVPDHVESGKPYWSPDTIRAWVANRPGNRSRRN; the protein is encoded by the coding sequence ATGACCGACAGAAGGCTCTGGTCGTACAAGGACATCGCCGCGCACATCAAGGTGCAGCCGGACACGGTCCGCTCCTACCGGAAGCACGGACTGCTGCCCGTGCCCGACCACGTGGAGTCGGGCAAGCCCTACTGGAGCCCGGACACCATCCGCGCCTGGGTCGCGAACCGGCCGGGGAACCGGAGCCGCCGGAACTGA
- a CDS encoding MMPL family transporter, which yields MAEVKKALPTGGGPGRWTRLVTARPRLSLLVALVLTALAVLAGGGVADRMGSGGWEDPDAESTRAIQVLEREFPASQPNVLLLVDAGSAGVDAPAVAAEARRLAERLDAQEGVDGVGSYWQTGSPALRSKDGRQGVIAARIDGEEKAAGEILQRLAPEFRGTHGPVEVSVGGPLAVRHEMQTIIQEDLLRAEMIALPITLVLLVMVFGSAVAAVLPLGIGIVAILGTNAVLRGITEFTDVSVFAQNLTTALGLGLAIDYALFVVRRFREELAGGADTRTAVATTLRTAGRTVLFSALTVAVSLAAMLVFPQYFLRSFAYAGIAVVLLAAAAALILLPAALLLLGDRVNALDLRRVLRRRGTADAGRAEGAGWGRAAGLVMRRAPWFAAVTAAGLVLLGLPFLGVKFGTADDRQLPVTAESRVVQDQLREGFPGNPGGALTVLAEGPATAAQYEDYRTRIAALEGVARVDGPVTAGTAGAAGAAESAGAGGRTHAYYTVVPEGEGVGAGAQRVVGELRAEEAPFATSVTGAAAVLVDSKDAIGERLPWAAAIVAIVTLILVFLLTGSVVVPLQAVVLNALSLTAMFGAVVWVFQEGHLAGLLGFTSTGDIETTLPVLMFCVAFGLSMDYGVFLLSRIKEEYDATGDHEGAVRHGLRRTGGLITAAAVILAVVMVAIGTSRVTNTKMLGLGVALAVLMDAMVVRSLLVPSVMKLTGRLTWWAPAPLRRLHARFGISEGGIPGAPAPEAGAAREPEKETVAG from the coding sequence GCGGCTGGGAGGACCCGGACGCCGAGTCCACCCGGGCCATACAGGTCCTCGAGCGGGAGTTCCCCGCCTCCCAGCCCAATGTGCTGCTCCTGGTCGACGCGGGCTCCGCCGGGGTCGACGCCCCCGCGGTCGCCGCCGAGGCCCGCCGGCTCGCCGAGCGGCTCGACGCCCAGGAGGGCGTCGACGGCGTCGGCTCCTACTGGCAGACCGGCTCCCCGGCGCTGCGCTCGAAGGACGGCCGGCAGGGCGTGATCGCCGCCCGCATCGACGGCGAGGAGAAGGCCGCCGGCGAGATCCTGCAGCGCCTCGCCCCCGAGTTCCGCGGCACCCACGGACCCGTCGAGGTCTCCGTCGGCGGCCCGCTCGCCGTCCGCCACGAGATGCAGACGATCATCCAGGAGGACCTGCTCAGGGCGGAGATGATCGCCCTGCCGATCACCCTCGTCCTGCTCGTCATGGTGTTCGGCAGCGCCGTCGCCGCCGTGCTGCCGCTCGGCATCGGCATCGTCGCGATCCTCGGCACCAACGCCGTGCTGCGCGGCATCACCGAGTTCACCGACGTCTCCGTCTTCGCCCAGAACCTCACCACCGCCCTGGGCCTCGGACTCGCCATCGACTACGCCCTGTTCGTGGTCCGGCGCTTCCGCGAGGAGCTGGCCGGCGGCGCCGACACCCGCACCGCCGTGGCCACCACCCTGCGCACCGCCGGACGGACCGTGCTCTTCTCCGCCCTCACCGTCGCCGTCTCGCTCGCCGCGATGCTGGTCTTCCCGCAGTACTTCCTGCGCTCCTTCGCCTACGCGGGCATCGCCGTCGTCCTGCTCGCCGCCGCGGCCGCCCTGATCCTGCTGCCCGCCGCGCTGCTGCTGCTCGGCGACCGGGTCAACGCCCTGGACCTGCGCCGGGTCCTCCGGCGACGGGGCACCGCCGATGCCGGGCGGGCGGAGGGCGCCGGATGGGGGCGGGCGGCCGGTCTCGTGATGCGGCGGGCGCCGTGGTTCGCCGCCGTCACGGCCGCCGGCCTGGTGCTGCTCGGACTGCCGTTCCTCGGCGTGAAGTTCGGCACCGCCGACGACCGACAGCTGCCCGTCACCGCCGAGTCCCGCGTCGTGCAGGACCAGCTCCGCGAGGGCTTCCCCGGCAACCCCGGCGGCGCGCTCACCGTGCTCGCCGAGGGCCCGGCCACCGCCGCCCAGTACGAGGACTACCGCACCCGCATCGCGGCCCTCGAAGGCGTCGCCCGGGTCGACGGGCCGGTCACCGCCGGCACAGCAGGTGCCGCCGGTGCAGCCGAATCCGCGGGCGCCGGCGGGCGGACCCACGCGTACTACACCGTCGTCCCCGAGGGCGAGGGAGTCGGCGCCGGAGCCCAGCGCGTGGTCGGCGAACTGCGCGCCGAGGAAGCCCCCTTCGCGACCTCCGTCACCGGCGCCGCGGCCGTCCTGGTCGACTCCAAGGACGCCATCGGCGAGCGTCTGCCCTGGGCCGCCGCCATCGTCGCGATCGTCACCCTGATCCTGGTCTTCCTGCTCACCGGCAGCGTCGTCGTCCCGCTCCAGGCCGTCGTGCTCAACGCCCTCAGCCTCACCGCCATGTTCGGTGCCGTCGTCTGGGTCTTCCAGGAGGGACACCTCGCCGGGCTCCTCGGCTTCACCTCCACCGGCGACATCGAGACCACCCTGCCCGTCCTCATGTTCTGCGTGGCCTTCGGACTCTCCATGGACTACGGGGTGTTCCTGCTCTCCCGCATCAAGGAGGAGTACGACGCCACCGGCGACCACGAGGGCGCCGTCCGGCACGGACTGCGCCGCACCGGCGGGCTGATCACCGCAGCGGCCGTCATCCTGGCCGTCGTCATGGTCGCCATCGGCACCAGCCGGGTCACCAACACCAAGATGCTCGGCCTCGGCGTGGCCCTCGCCGTCCTCATGGACGCCATGGTGGTGCGCAGCCTGCTCGTTCCGTCCGTGATGAAGCTGACCGGCCGCCTCACCTGGTGGGCGCCCGCGCCGCTGCGCCGGCTCCATGCCCGCTTCGGCATCAGCGAGGGCGGCATACCCGGGGCGCCCGCCCCCGAGGCGGGCGCCGCCCGCGAGCCCGAGAAGGAGACCGTCGCCGGATGA